The Miscanthus floridulus cultivar M001 chromosome 6, ASM1932011v1, whole genome shotgun sequence genomic interval aacagtttttctatatcttttaCACATTTGAGAGCCATTCTCGCTCTTTATTTTTGGCTAGCAAGAAATTCAGAATAAAGGATCACTATATTTATTTAGATTTATAGATAACTAATTAAAGAATTTGTTGTAGAGTTTTTTTTCCTATCAAATTTTCTATTCGTTACTATTAGGAAGGACATAGAGAGTCTCTTTTAAGTTACTCTCAGGTGTAGATATAGAATATATAGATAAAGACTAGATATAATGTGACTAGAACACGATGATATATAGAACCTGGCTCTGACGGCTTTACCCAAGAAAAGAACCAGATTAGCAACAACCTGAGATACTAGTACTAGACTGCACATTATACACAcaacctgttcgcttgttgatttcagccagggcttatcagccagccaacaatatttttctctcacaacaaactaacACCAACCGAACTTATCAGgctagaaatcaaccagcgaacaggccgacaaCCGCCACCTGAGCATACTGTACCAGACGAAAGATTGACCACGCATTTCTCAGCATCCACAATCAGTTGATTACCATGTTGCCGCCACAGCCAGGCTGCCAGCCTCTGACCAACAGCCCACCATGACCGCAGCGCATAACACCAGCAGCATCAATCGAAGTCGAAAGAACCGTAAATGCCAGAAGTAATGGCAGACATAAGCAAGCATGATTATGATCTGGCAGATCTGTACCACCGCCTCAAAGCGAGAGCTGTCACAACATCAATGGCACATGCAAGGGCCTTAAACTGAGCGTGAGCAGATGAGCTACTGCCATCAAACATGCATTATGGAACGATGATGTCGACACCGATGATCTTTCATCCATTGCTCCTTTTTGCTTCTCTCCACATGACAATTAATTACAAAGCAACCGACAGTTTAAATAACAGATCAGAGAGTCACAAAACAGATTTATCAGACTTACCTACTGATGGTTTCCAGGATGGAACATTCCCAAGCATCTGGTGCCTGAGAATTGTTTCAAAGACAGATCAAAACCCTGTTTAGTCCCACCTTTCAAGGCAAGGTATCTAGAGCTATAAAGATAGGACAGCTAAAATCTAAGCGATAACAAGAAAAAAAATTCACACCCACAGATGATATGGAAAATTCGAATCATTGTTGCTGCTTCATCCACAATAGTAGGGAGCTCAGATACTACAGAGGTGCTGGATGGCTGAGTTCAAACACCAGTTCTGGTTACAACTCCAGTCTTGAAATATATTATGGTCGACAGCCAAGCACCATGACTCATTGCCGCTTGCTGTCAAGCCTTGGCGACTGGCGATACGGGGAAGCATGAGGGCCATACGAGAGGCTCCTCATGGACTGCTGCCCGTTCCGCGCAAAGGTGCTCTGCGCTTTCATGCTTTGACTGCCATGTGGGTTGGCAAGGGCTGTGCGCCGCTCATGTTGCATGGACTGGAAGAAGTAGGAAGAGCTGGCCATGTCCTTGAGGTTCTGGAGAGGCTTCAGAACCTCCACCACTTGGCTCATCAGAGGCCTAGCCTTGGGGTCACGGCTGAGGCAGGCATGGGCCAGCTGAGCAGTCTTCTGAGCACCTTTTATGGAGAAGTTCCCATCCAGACGTGGATCTACAAGCTTATAGAATCTGCGTCTTTCTCCCAGATAAGGGCGTGCCCATTCAACCAGGTTGTGTTCTCCATTTGGCCTGTTCTTGTCCATTGACCTTCTACCGGTCATCATCTCTAGTAGTACCACACCAAAGCTATATACATCACTCTTTGATGTCAGGTGACCTGGACGAGAAAGGAACTTATAAGCAGTAGGAAACACAGAAATTTATCATCTCTAGTAGTACCACCCTCTGTCTCAAATTATGGGTCGTTTTAGCTTTTTTAGgtacatagattttgctatgcacctagatatacaatgtgtctagatacataataaaagttgtgtatctagaaatgccaaaacAACCTATaaattggaacggagggagtagtatttaGCCTACCTAGCacctaaaaaagaaaaagaaacttcAGTTTACTCCAAATCGTATGTGCATGTGTCACACAAAGTTTCTGCGTGTCACATACACAAGTTCAGTGTACTAGAATGCAAGCAAGCTTACAACACATGCATACACAGACACACAACCTCAACCTACAACACAGGTTTTATGTGTGTCGAGCACAACTTTAGTTTTACCCCTATCGTATGTGCATGTGTGTCACACACAAAGTTTCTGTGTGTCACATACACAAGTTCGGTGTACTAGAATGCAAGCAAGCTTACAACACATACAGACAGAGACACACAACCTCAACCGACAACAAACAGGTTGCATTTGTGCCATACACAACTTCTGTCTGCCATGTGAGCGCACACATGTGAGTATTTAGGTTTTCTGAAGTTGTGTGTGCACACATGTCCATGTCTGTGTTGTGTGCTACACACACAACTCCAGACCTTAGAATGCATTGAAGTTTACAGCATTTTTGCACATTATTTTGACAAAATATATAGGGCTGGCTGACATGTTTACAGAACACCTAATAAACAACCACATGAAATATCCACCACAAATATGAACATAGATTAAGCAATATCATAATTTATCAACTCACCTGTCATTACATATTCAGGCGCAGCATATCCATATGTTCCCATGACCCTAGTTGACACATGCGTTTTATCACCCTCAGGGCCATCTTTAGCAAGTCCAAAATCAGAGAGTTTTGCGTTATAGTCCTGAAAGAATATGTTAGCAAATACAATTGTATGCACGGATAGAGTTAACATTTCAATATAGTTGCTTACCGCATCTAAAAGAATATTGGATGTTTTGAAGTCCCGATATATTACTGGTCTTTCAGCTTCTTCATGAAGAAAAGCAAGGCCTTTGGCAGCACCAAGAGCAATTTTCATTCTAATGGCCCATGGGAGAGGCAATGACCCTATTTGATACAAAATTATACAAAAAAATTGTTATTAGATGGGTATGTGAAAGTTCAAGATGAAATTATGACAAAACAACTTAACACTGGTCAAATTTGGCACATAAAATCCTCTCAGCAATAgcagcaaaaaaaaaatctcagtAACAGAACTATTAGGAAGTCGAAACCCAATAAATAGCACTCAAATCATTTGATTAAGAAAAATAGTAACACTCTAACAAGAGAAAAAGTAAAAACGGAAACATGTAAAACCACCTACAGCCCATATTAATGGTTAAAGCTTAAATCAAACAACTAGGCGAGAATCAACATAACACCTTAATCATTTCCTCGTGAATTTCTATATACCGAAGTACCAGATCAAGATGTTAGTAAATGTACTCTGTGGGCCAAAAAAAATTTCCCTTGCACAGTGGGAAACTTTGTGACAAACAATCCCCTGGTCAGTTAAGGTGTCCATACCACTTGTGTTAACCAAAACCAAAGTGCTCGTGCACATGTGATGACCAAAATAGAAGTGACTGTACCACATGTGTTAGAATATCACACTGTATCTATCATCACAAGAACAGAAACGCTAACATGGATTAACCGATAGAAAGGGAAAAAAGATAGCAATAGCATATATGTTACATAAAACTAATAAAGGTAAGATTAAAAGATACTTGCTTCTAAAAAGATGATTCTCCAAACTTCCACGGGGCATAAATTCGTACACAAGCAACCTTTGGTCATCTTCAATGCAGTAGCCAACCAATTTCACTAGATGTGGATGCTGAAGGTTTCCAAGAAAATCAACTTCTGCCTGCAGACAAACAATGATACTTTGCTTAGTGACGCATTAGCAGAAAGCTGAATAATACTCTCTTCAACTAAGTAATACCAAAGAAAGACAAAAACATACCACCCACTCTTTATGCCCCTGCAACCCATCATGGTTAAGTGTCTTGACAGCAACAGTTAATCCAGTGCCTGCCTTAACAGGAGCAGTTCCATTCTCCTCAATCCATCCTTTAAAGACACAGCCAAAACCTCCCTCACCAAGAAGACTCTCAGGTCGGAAGTTTCTCGTGGCACACTTAAGTTCACTAAAAGTAAATCTACGCAGTTGGAAAGCTAGTTTTAGCTCCTCTCCAACTATGGAAGAAGGTGAGATACTTCCAGTGTTACTGGTTGTTGTGGAACCAGAGGCTGGTGGGACTGATTGGTCCTGGCAAGCATCATCAGTTGCTGGTTTGGTTTCTACACATGTAGATATATTATCTGTTAGGTGATAAACACTTAAGGATGATTCAAACATGAAAACGCTGATTAAAGCACAGTTGCTATGAAAAAAATTAGGATTTAGTTTTTCAAACCAAATCTCAAAATCCTGAGGATATGAATCCAAATCCTCAGATCCAGACAAACCCTAAATAGTAAATAGTACTAATAAAATAACTATCCATGTTTTCCATTAACAGATAGTGAATCTGGAACCAATCAACCGCATGCATAATTCATGAGACAGATTCTACATCCCAGTACTGTACTAGACACCATGGCAACTTTTAAGTTTACTGTCCTCCGGTAGTCCAGTTGGAAAATATGCATAACTATCAGCATTGAGTATCGTTCAATGTTACATCTGATAATTTTAGTGTGTATCACATAAATGCTCTATGCGGTGTGGCTTAGTACTAAGTACTCCTAACTACAAAGTATATTGTATAGCGAACCAATCAGAGCACTTTCAATTTTGGTTTCCCAACCAAAACTAAGGTATCCCACTCGACATTCACTTGACACTCCATTCAAAGGAAATCGTTTGTCCACATTCCAAGTGTGCTCAACCAATATTTACTGCATAATAGAAATCCTTGGATCCTGTCAAAAAAGGGGTCCTAACTATTTTATTTACAGCCATAACATGTGCCTGCAAATCAACTAATTCAGCAATTATACACATTTACAAATAAACGAACTGGAAAAAGACAAATGTTAAATTTAAACCCAATTTGAGCCTCTCTCCGGCTCGCGCCAATATCCACCCATCTTGTAGCAACCAAACCAGTGCCCAGCATTTCAGCCAAGCTGTTCCTACTTGAACCATTTAAAGTCCCCCAGCACTGAAGCAACTTCACGCCTATTTTTTTAGAGTTCAAGGGCAGATAGCCTCGGCCTTTCAATTAAAATCAAAAGACCATCGGTTTTACAGCACAGAGTTTAACCCAAAAAGCAAAGCCTGCTCCAGCCGGCAACAGGTTACAGCCAACAGTTCTCTCAAAAACGATTACTCCCACCTACCAAACACTCGGCACAGAGAACACGAAGCTCCTCACGCCTATTGACCCATGCCCATCAATGGCAGCACTCCAGCTCATAGACAAGAGCACAGTGTAGGCAGCAGACATCACGTCAGCTTATCTACCACCGCGGGAAAGT includes:
- the LOC136456190 gene encoding serine/threonine-protein kinase PBL34-like, encoding MGKQQEGKRRRGEKDGKRKGTGKAVVAAVTVPEDAAPVTGCWIRFPRLRGCMSSRAKVDSSTSARGGGGETKPATDDACQDQSVPPASGSTTTSNTGSISPSSIVGEELKLAFQLRRFTFSELKCATRNFRPESLLGEGGFGCVFKGWIEENGTAPVKAGTGLTVAVKTLNHDGLQGHKEWVAEVDFLGNLQHPHLVKLVGYCIEDDQRLLVYEFMPRGSLENHLFRRSLPLPWAIRMKIALGAAKGLAFLHEEAERPVIYRDFKTSNILLDADYNAKLSDFGLAKDGPEGDKTHVSTRVMGTYGYAAPEYVMTGHLTSKSDVYSFGVVLLEMMTGRRSMDKNRPNGEHNLVEWARPYLGERRRFYKLVDPRLDGNFSIKGAQKTAQLAHACLSRDPKARPLMSQVVEVLKPLQNLKDMASSSYFFQSMQHERRTALANPHGSQSMKAQSTFARNGQQSMRSLSYGPHASPYRQSPRLDSKRQ